One Methylosarcina fibrata AML-C10 DNA segment encodes these proteins:
- the lpxD gene encoding UDP-3-O-(3-hydroxymyristoyl)glucosamine N-acyltransferase, translating into MPMTIKELADLCGARIEGGDSSVSLLSAADITSAKPYQVTQLTNSRYVPYLKETGASACFVAEGFAVDAKPENLALLVCPDPEISFIKAVKLLHPDREYGRFIAPQAVLEENVKLGDNLFIGPYAVIGENSGIGDNTQILAGSYIGRNVSIGRNCRLHPYVVIYDDVQIGDNVIIHSGAIIGADGFGYKFRDHAHVKVPQVGNVVIEDNVEIGANTCVDRGALGSTTIGYGSKIDNLVQIGHNNKVGKHVIMCGQTGVSGSCHIEDYAILAGSSGIADHVTIGKGAVVMARSGVAGNIAAGTQVFGSPAKEKKIAYKEQAAISKLPELLKKIKLLEEKIQKLEQGEK; encoded by the coding sequence ATGCCGATGACCATCAAAGAACTTGCCGATTTATGCGGAGCCCGAATCGAAGGAGGAGACTCTTCAGTCAGCCTACTATCGGCCGCCGACATTACCTCGGCCAAACCCTATCAGGTTACCCAACTGACAAATAGCCGGTACGTTCCTTATCTCAAGGAGACCGGAGCTTCCGCCTGTTTTGTCGCCGAAGGGTTTGCCGTAGACGCCAAACCTGAAAATCTGGCGTTGCTGGTCTGCCCCGACCCCGAAATCAGCTTTATCAAAGCGGTTAAATTGCTTCATCCGGACAGAGAATACGGTCGATTCATCGCACCCCAGGCCGTCCTGGAAGAAAACGTCAAGCTCGGCGACAACCTCTTCATCGGTCCTTACGCCGTGATCGGAGAAAATTCCGGCATCGGCGACAACACTCAAATTCTGGCCGGAAGTTATATCGGCAGGAATGTAAGCATCGGAAGAAATTGCCGGCTTCATCCCTACGTCGTCATCTACGACGACGTCCAAATCGGCGACAACGTCATCATTCATTCGGGCGCCATTATCGGCGCCGACGGATTCGGTTACAAGTTCAGGGATCATGCCCACGTCAAGGTTCCGCAAGTAGGCAACGTGGTCATCGAAGACAATGTCGAAATCGGAGCCAATACCTGCGTTGACCGCGGCGCACTGGGCAGCACCACCATCGGATACGGCAGCAAAATCGATAATCTGGTTCAGATCGGGCACAACAACAAGGTCGGCAAGCACGTCATCATGTGCGGACAAACCGGCGTGTCGGGCTCCTGCCATATTGAAGACTATGCGATCCTGGCCGGCAGTTCCGGTATTGCCGACCACGTCACGATCGGTAAAGGCGCGGTGGTCATGGCGCGTTCCGGCGTCGCCGGCAATATTGCGGCGGGTACCCAGGTATTCGGCAGCCCGGCAAAGGAAAAGAAAATAGCCTATAAGGAACAGGCCGCCATCAGTAAGCTGCCCGAGTTGCTGAAGAAAATCAAACTGCTCGAAGAAAAAATTCAAAAGCTCGAGCAAGGTGAAAAATAA